In a single window of the Papaver somniferum cultivar HN1 chromosome 8, ASM357369v1, whole genome shotgun sequence genome:
- the LOC113304878 gene encoding probable LRR receptor-like serine/threonine-protein kinase At1g34110 — protein MGLMVNLFFSVLVLMRFCYVFGNPELKALMEMKASLDPENRFLSSWTSDGNPCSGSFEGVACNEEGKVANISLQGKGLSGKVPSAISGLKCLSGLYLHYNSLSGEIPKEISNLTELSDLYLNVNNISGIIPPEIGKMASLQVLQLCYNQLTGSIPTQLGSLKKLSVLALQSNRLTGAIPASLGDLSGLMRLDVSFNQLFGSIPVKLADVPVLEVLDVRNNSLSGNVPPALKRLNERFQYGNNSDLCGAGFASLSVCSASSHLTSQPEPYGPRANLTKDIPESANFRVHCNETSCEEASSKSPKMYVVVGVVAVVVAIAVSGLLTFSWYRRRKQKIGSTFDTTDNRLSTDQVNKEVYRKSASPLINLEYSNGWDPLADGRNGGGFSQEVLQTFRFNLEEVESATQYFSDVNLLGKSNFSAIYKGILRDGSIVAIKSIKKTSCKSEEAEFLKGLTLLTSLRHENLVGLRGFCCSRGRGECFLIYDFVPNGNLLQYLDLKDGNTRVLDWSTRVSIINGIAKGIEYLHGNKVNKPSLVHQNLSAEKVLIDQKFNPLLSDSGLHKLLADDIVFSTLKASAAMGYLAPEYTTTGRFTEKSDVYAFGMIILQILCGKRKITPPMRVGAECCKFEDFMDAYLDGEYAEPEAANLVKIALICTHKSPSQRPDMVTVIQELNMVPNNS, from the exons ATGGGTCTCATGGTGAATCTATTTTTTTCTGTGTTAGTTTTGATGAGATTTTGCTATGTATTTGGAAACCCAGAGTTGAAAGCATTAATGGAAATGAAAGCATCACTAGACCCAGAGAATAGATTCTTATCATCATGGACTAGTGATGGTAATCCATGTAGTGGTTCATTTGAAGGTGTAGCTTGTAATGAAGAAGGAAAAGTTGCTAATATTTCATTACAAGGGAAAGGGTTATCAGGAAAAGTTCCATCAGCTATTTCTGGATTGAAATGTTTATCTGGTCTTTACTTGCATTATAACTCATTATCTGGTGAAATACCCAAAGAGATCTCAAATCTTACCGAACTCTCTGATTTATATCTGAATGTTAATAATATCTCTGGTATTATTCCTCCTGAGATTGGAAAAATGGCTAGTCTTCAAG TTTTGCAACTTTGTTATAATCAGTTGACAGGAAGTATACCAACTCAACTTGGATCTTTGAAGAAACTTTCTGTTCTTGCACTTCAAAGTAATAGATTAACTGGTGCAATTCCTGCAAGTTTAGGGGATTTAAGTGGGTTAATGAGATTGGATGTAAGTTTCAATCAGCTGTTTGGTTCTATTCCGGTGAAGTTAGCTGATGTACCTGTTTTAGAAGTTCTTGATGTTCGGAATAATTCTCTTTCAGGCAATGTACCTCCAG CTTTGAAGAGATTGAATGAGAGATTTCAATACGGGAATAACTCGGATTTATGTGGAGCTGGGTTTGCTTCTTTGAGTGTTTGCAGTGCTTCAAGTCATCTGACTAGTCAGCCTGAACCATATGGTCCTAGAGCAAATCTCACTAAAGATATCCCTGAATCTGCAAATTTCCGTGTTCATTGCAATGAAACCAGCTGCGAGGAAGCCTcttcaaaatccccaaaaatgtatgttgttgttggtgttgttgcagTGGTTGTGGCTATAGCTGTCTCCGGTTTATTGACCTTCTCTTGGTACCGGCGCCGAAAACAAAAGATTGGAAGCACATTTGATACTACAGATAATAGACTCAGTACTGATCAGGTTAACAAGGAAGTTTATAGAAAAAGTGCTTCTCCATTGATAAATCTTGAGTATTCAAATGGTTGGGATCCATTAGCAGACGGGCGTAATGGCGGTGGATTCTCTCAAGAGGTTTTGCAGACTTTCAGGTTTAATTTAGAAGAGGTTGAATCTGCAACACAGTACTTCTCTGATGTGAATTTGTTGGGTAAAAGCAATTTTTCAGCAATTTACAAAGGGATTTTGAGAGATGGATCTATTGTTGCTATTAAGAGTATTAAGAAGACAAGCTGTAAGTCTGAAGAAGCCGAGTTCTTGAAGGGATTGACTCTACTGACCTCATTGAGACATGAGAACCTTGTTGGTTTGAGGGGTTTTTGCTGTTCAAGAGGTAGAGGCGAGTGTTTCCTCATTTATGATTTCGTTCCCAATGGAAACTTGTTGCAGTATCTTGATTTGAAGGACGGTAATACACGTGTTCTTGACTGGTCTACCAGAGTTTCAATCATCAACGGCATTGCCAAAG GTATTGAGTATTTACATGGGAACAAAGTGAACAAGCCATCTCTAGTTCACCAAAACTTATCTGCCGAGAAAGTCCTCATAGATCAGAAATTCAACCCATTGCTTTCGGATTCTGGCTTACACAAGCTCCTGGCCGATGATATTGTTTTCTCGACACTGAAGGCCAGTGCTGCTATGGGCTATCTTGCTCCAGAATACACAACGACAGGCCGTTTCACAGAGAAGAGTGATGTCTATGCATTTGGGATGATCATTTTGCAAATCCTTTGTGGCAAGAGAAAAATCACTCCTCCAATGCGAGTTGGAGCTGAATGCTGCAAGTTCGAAGATTTCATGGATGCATATCTTGATGGGGAGTACGCTGAACCCGAAGCTGCAAATCTCGTAAAGATAGCATTGATCTGCACCCATAAATCTCCAAGCCAAAGACCTGACATGGTAACAGTCATTCAAGAACTAAATATGGTTCCTAACAATTCCTAG